In the genome of Pseudomonas sp. HS6, one region contains:
- a CDS encoding chemotaxis protein CheV, protein MAGVMDSVNQRTQLVGQNRLELLLFRLDGQQLYGINVFKVREVLQCPQLTLMPKSSPVVCGVANIRGATIPILDLAMATGSGALKDKNSPFVIITEYNTKTQGFLVRSVERIVNMNWEEIHPPPKGTGRDHYLTAVTRVDNQLVEIIDVEKVLAEVAPTPEAISVGVVDVETQSKALSLRVLTVDDSSVARKQVTRCLQTVGVEVVALNDGKQALDYLRKLVDEGKKPEEEFLMMISDIEMPEMDGYTLTAEIRSDPRMQKLHIILHTSLSGVFNQAMVKKVGADDFLAKFRPDDLASRVVDRIKAADIS, encoded by the coding sequence ATGGCTGGTGTAATGGATTCGGTGAACCAGCGCACGCAACTGGTAGGGCAGAATCGCCTGGAGCTGTTGTTGTTCCGTCTCGACGGCCAGCAGCTCTACGGGATCAACGTGTTCAAGGTTCGGGAAGTGCTGCAGTGCCCGCAACTGACGCTGATGCCCAAGTCCAGTCCTGTCGTGTGCGGGGTGGCGAATATCCGGGGGGCGACCATTCCGATCCTTGATCTGGCAATGGCGACCGGTTCCGGGGCGTTGAAAGACAAGAACAGTCCGTTCGTGATCATCACGGAATACAACACCAAGACCCAGGGTTTCCTGGTGCGCTCGGTGGAACGTATCGTCAACATGAACTGGGAAGAGATCCATCCGCCACCCAAGGGGACCGGTCGGGATCATTACCTGACCGCTGTGACTCGGGTGGACAATCAGTTAGTCGAAATCATCGACGTCGAAAAGGTGCTGGCGGAAGTCGCACCAACACCGGAAGCGATTTCGGTCGGCGTGGTGGATGTCGAGACCCAGAGCAAGGCGCTGTCTCTGCGGGTGCTGACGGTCGATGACTCGTCGGTGGCGCGCAAGCAGGTGACGCGTTGCCTGCAGACGGTCGGCGTTGAAGTGGTGGCGCTGAACGACGGCAAGCAGGCGCTGGATTACCTGCGCAAGCTGGTCGATGAGGGCAAGAAGCCGGAAGAAGAGTTCCTGATGATGATCTCCGACATCGAGATGCCGGAGATGGACGGGTACACCCTGACGGCCGAAATCCGCAGCGACCCTCGCATGCAAAAGCTTCATATCATCCTGCATACTTCGTTGTCGGGTGTGTTCAACCAGGCGATGGTCAAGAAGGTCGGTGCCGATGACTTCCTGGCCAAATTCCGTCCTGATGACCTGGCATCCCGGGTAGTCGACCGGATCAAAGCAGCAGATATCAGCTAG
- the flgB gene encoding flagellar basal body rod protein FlgB: protein MSISFDKALGIHEKALGFRAQRAEVLANNIANADTPNYKARDLEFSKVLEAQSQKNANGTIALNMTNSRHIEAEGLGNGDESLMYRTPMQPSIDQNTVDAQLEQSNYAENAVGFQASFTLLNSKFKGLVSALRGE, encoded by the coding sequence ATGAGCATCAGCTTCGATAAAGCGCTCGGAATTCACGAAAAAGCCCTGGGCTTCCGCGCCCAGCGTGCCGAAGTCCTGGCCAACAACATCGCCAACGCCGACACCCCGAACTACAAGGCTCGGGATCTGGAGTTCTCCAAAGTGCTTGAAGCACAGAGCCAGAAGAACGCCAACGGCACCATCGCCCTGAACATGACCAACAGCCGTCACATCGAAGCTGAAGGCCTGGGCAATGGCGACGAGTCGCTGATGTATCGCACGCCGATGCAGCCGTCGATCGACCAGAACACCGTTGACGCCCAACTGGAACAGTCGAACTACGCGGAAAACGCCGTCGGCTTCCAGGCCAGCTTCACGCTGCTCAACAGCAAATTCAAAGGGCTGGTGTCAGCCCTGCGCGGAGAGTAA
- the cheR gene encoding protein-glutamate O-methyltransferase CheR, producing MSTGNLDFEQFRVFLEKACGILLGENKQYLVSSRLNKLMEQQGIKSLGELVQRIQTQPRSGLREQVVDAMTTNETLWFRDTYPFEVLKNKVLPEAIKAAPNQRLRIWSAACSSGQEPYSLSMSIDEFERTNLGQLKMGVQIVATDLSGSMLTNCKTGEYDSLAIGRGLSTDRLQRYFDPKGPGRWVIKAPIKNRVEFRSFNLLDSYASLGKFDIVFCRNVLIYFSAEVKKDILLRIHSTLKPGGYLFLGASEALNGLPDHYQMVQCSPGIIYQAK from the coding sequence TTGTCTACGGGTAATTTGGATTTCGAACAGTTCCGGGTCTTCCTGGAAAAAGCCTGTGGCATTTTGCTCGGTGAAAACAAGCAGTACCTGGTCTCGAGCCGTCTCAACAAACTGATGGAGCAGCAAGGCATCAAGTCCCTGGGTGAGCTGGTACAGCGCATCCAGACCCAGCCGCGCAGCGGTTTGCGCGAGCAGGTGGTCGATGCCATGACGACCAACGAAACCCTGTGGTTTCGCGACACCTATCCGTTTGAAGTCTTGAAGAACAAGGTGCTGCCCGAGGCGATCAAGGCGGCTCCCAACCAGCGTCTGCGGATCTGGTCGGCGGCTTGCTCGTCGGGTCAGGAACCCTATTCCCTGTCGATGTCGATCGACGAGTTCGAGCGGACCAACCTCGGTCAGTTGAAGATGGGTGTGCAGATCGTTGCCACGGATCTGTCCGGCAGCATGCTGACCAACTGCAAGACCGGCGAGTACGACAGCCTGGCAATCGGTCGCGGCTTGTCCACCGATCGTCTGCAGCGCTACTTCGACCCGAAAGGGCCGGGGCGGTGGGTGATCAAGGCGCCGATCAAGAACCGGGTGGAATTCCGCTCGTTCAACCTGCTCGACAGCTACGCAAGCCTTGGCAAGTTCGACATCGTGTTCTGCCGCAACGTGCTGATCTACTTCTCCGCCGAGGTGAAGAAAGACATCCTGTTGCGTATTCACAGCACGCTGAAGCCGGGCGGTTATCTGTTCCTCGGCGCTTCCGAAGCGCTGAACGGTTTGCCGGACCATTACCAGATGGTCCAGTGCAGCCCGGGGATCATTTACCAGGCGAAGTAA
- the flgD gene encoding flagellar hook assembly protein FlgD, with protein MSVTDTTSSLSMKDILANSSKKTSSTADGIASATNSSTGGQALGKDAFLQLLVTQLKNQNPLDPQDNSAFVAQLAQFSSLEGITTLNSTVSSLAGNYNSSQALQASSLVGRNVIVQTNSVQLDDPSKGMTGSVTVPSSIAGGTVTISDSSGTAIRTIDLGSRAAGAASFTWDGKDKDGNLVKTGTYTVKANASINGTSTDMATYLPATVTSVTISQTGGELMLNLSGKGTVALSKVQTIGI; from the coding sequence ATGAGTGTTACCGATACCACCAGCAGCCTGAGCATGAAGGACATCCTGGCGAACTCGTCGAAAAAGACCAGTTCGACAGCCGATGGCATTGCTTCGGCCACTAACAGCTCCACCGGCGGCCAGGCTCTGGGCAAGGATGCGTTCCTGCAATTGCTGGTAACTCAGCTGAAAAACCAGAACCCGCTCGACCCGCAGGACAACAGTGCATTCGTTGCCCAGTTGGCGCAGTTCAGCAGCCTCGAGGGGATTACCACCCTCAACAGCACCGTGAGTTCGCTGGCCGGCAACTACAACTCGTCGCAAGCGTTGCAGGCTTCTTCGCTGGTTGGCCGCAATGTGATCGTGCAGACCAACTCGGTCCAGCTCGACGATCCGAGCAAAGGCATGACCGGTTCGGTCACCGTTCCGTCGTCGATTGCCGGCGGTACCGTCACCATCAGCGACAGCAGCGGCACGGCGATTCGCACCATCGACCTGGGCAGTCGCGCCGCAGGCGCCGCGAGCTTCACCTGGGACGGCAAGGACAAGGACGGCAACCTGGTCAAGACCGGTACCTACACCGTCAAGGCCAACGCATCGATCAACGGTACTTCGACCGATATGGCGACCTACCTGCCGGCCACCGTCACCAGCGTGACGATCAGCCAGACCGGCGGCGAGCTGATGCTCAACCTGTCCGGCAAGGGCACCGTTGCCCTGTCCAAAGTACAAACCATTGGTATATAG
- the flgC gene encoding flagellar basal body rod protein FlgC, with amino-acid sequence MSLSSVFNIAGSGMSAQTTRLNTVASNIANAETVSSSIDQTYRARHPVFATMFQGGQSGGSNSLFQNQDAAGQGVQVMGVVEDQSNLEARYEPNHPAADAKGYVYYPNVNVVEEMADMISASRSFQTNAEMMNTAKTMMQKVLTLGQ; translated from the coding sequence ATGTCCCTGTCCAGCGTTTTCAACATTGCCGGCAGCGGCATGAGCGCACAGACCACGCGTTTGAACACCGTGGCTTCGAACATCGCCAACGCCGAAACCGTCTCGTCGAGCATCGACCAGACCTATCGCGCCCGTCACCCGGTGTTCGCCACCATGTTCCAGGGCGGTCAGAGCGGCGGCAGCAACTCGCTGTTCCAGAACCAGGACGCTGCCGGTCAAGGCGTGCAGGTCATGGGCGTGGTCGAAGACCAGAGCAACCTCGAAGCGCGCTACGAGCCAAACCATCCGGCTGCGGATGCCAAGGGCTACGTCTACTACCCGAACGTCAACGTGGTGGAAGAGATGGCTGACATGATTTCCGCGAGCCGGTCGTTCCAGACCAACGCCGAAATGATGAACACCGCCAAAACCATGATGCAGAAGGTACTGACCCTCGGTCAGTAA